A stretch of the Conger conger chromosome 3, fConCon1.1, whole genome shotgun sequence genome encodes the following:
- the LOC133124907 gene encoding POU domain, class 4, transcription factor 3-like: MMTMNSKQHFSMHPALQEPKYSSLHSSQESMRRVCLPPPQLQGNIFGGFDESLLARAEALAAVDIVSHGKTHPFKPDASYHTMSSIPCTSTTSTVPISHPSTLTSHHHVHQTLEGDLLDHISSTLNGMGGPDPSVMSAQVHQHQVLQTMSHLHQAMGMGHPHSLPTHNGMTCINDVESDPRELEAFAERFKQRRIKLGVTQADVGSALANLKIPGVGSLSQSTICRFESLTLSHNNMIALKPVLQAWLEEAEAAHREKNGKPELFNGNERKRKRTSIAAPEKRSLEAYFAIQPRPSSEKIAAIAEKLDLKKNVVRVWFCNQRQKQKRMKYSAVH, translated from the exons ATGATGACCATGAACAGCAAACAACATTTTTCCATGCACCCCGCGCTACAGGAACCCAAATATTCGAGCCTCCACTCAAGTCAGGAATCTATGCGCAGAGTTTGCCTTCCGCCCCCACAG CTCCAGGGCAATATATTCGGAGGTTTTGATGAGAGCCTGTTGGCCCGTGCGGAAGCTCTCGCGGCTGTTGATATCGTCTCTCACGGCAAGACCCATCCTTTCAAGCCAGACGCCAGCTACCATACCATGAGTAGTATTCCCTGCACTTCAACCACCTCTACTGTGCCCATTTCTCACCCATCTACGCTCACTTCCCATCACCACGTCCATCAAACATTGGAGGGAGATCTGTTGGACCACATTTCCTCTACATTGAATGGAATGGGGGGACCGGATCCGTCGGTGATGTCGGCGCAAGTACACCAGCATCAAGTACTTCAGACCATGAGTCATCTGCACCAAGCCATGGGCATGGGCCATCCACATTCCCTGCCCACGCACAATGGGATGACCTGCATCAATGACGTGGAATCTGACCCTCGAGAGCTCGAAGCCTTTGCTGAGCGTTTCAAGCAAAGGAGAATCAAGCTTGGAGTTACCCAGGCAGACGTTGGTTCTGCCCTCGCAAACCTGAAGATACCTGGTGTTGGTTCTCTAAGCCAGAGCACCATCTGCAGGTTCGAGTCCCTGACTCTATCTCACAATAACATGATTGCCCTCAAACCCGTCCTTCAAGCTTGGCTAGAAGAGGCGGAGGCGGCACACCGAGAGAAAAACGGCAAGCCAGAGCTTTTTAATGGTAACGAAAGGAAGCGAAAACGTACCTCAATAGCAGCACCAGAGAAACGCTCCCTGGAAGCATATTTTGCAATTCAGCCCCGTCCATCTTCAGAAAAGATCGCGGCAATTGCTGAAAAGTTGGACCTTAAAAAGAACGTGGTCCGCGTTTGGTTTTGTAATCAAAGACAGAAACAGAAGCGGATGAAATATTCAGCGGTACATTAA